In the genome of Megalops cyprinoides isolate fMegCyp1 chromosome 7, fMegCyp1.pri, whole genome shotgun sequence, one region contains:
- the LOC118780895 gene encoding LOW QUALITY PROTEIN: solute carrier family 26 member 6-like (The sequence of the model RefSeq protein was modified relative to this genomic sequence to represent the inferred CDS: deleted 1 base in 1 codon) — MHLPQGMAYALLASVPPVFGLYTSFYPVLVYFIFGTSRHISVGTFAVVSIMVGSVTERLVPDSDFQINSTNLTENVNISARDAYRVKVAAATTLLAGIFQVALGLVRFGFVVTYLSEPLVRGYTTGAAAHVVVSQLKYMFGVAPRRFNGPLSLVYTIIEVCFLLPETNVGTLVVSLVSLAVLIVVKELNSAYSKKLPLPIPIELFVIVIGTVISYYARLYVLYGVDVVGDIPSGLKPPRTPDVSIFTEVIGDAFAVAVVGYAINISLGKTFALKHGYKVDSNQELVALGLSNTVGGFFQCYSVTSSMSRSLVQESTGGKTQVAGAISAVIVLITVLKLGSLFEELPKAVLATIVFVNLKGMFKQFQDIPALWKSNKIDLLVWLFTLVATLLLNLDLGLAASIVFSLLTVIFRTQLPRYSVLGQVPGTEIYLDVETYEEARSIPGITIFRSSTTVYFANAELYLDALQEKSGIDVGKLLTQKRKLLAKQKRQKKSEEKRAKKEAKRGVLKAPVEISETVFSVEKDMDHWSEKNGTWGNLNGGAADMVSELDDDTITTETSSYEDALSRDLSLGSLGRSLTETHSIVLDFSTASFIDTVAIKTLRNIFRDFGEIDVDVYLAGCQACIVEQLERGGFFTHSVTKDRLFATIHDAVLYCSAGEDCRLHPAMTVHW; from the exons ATGCACCTGCCACAAG GTATGGCCTATGCACTACTTGCCTCTGTTCCCCCAGTCTTTGGCCTGTACACCTCCTTCTACCCTGTGCTAGTGTATTTCATCTTTGGGACATCCAGACACATCTCAGTTG GCACATTTGCAGTGGTCAGTATCATGGTGGGCAGTGTGACGGAACGCTTAGTCCCTGacagtgacttccaaataaacAGCACCAATCTAACAGAGAATGTGAACATATCAGCGCGCGATGCCTACAGGGTCAAAGTGGCAGCTGCCACAACCCTCCTGGCAGGGATCTTTCAG GTGGCCCTGGGTCTCGTGCGGTTTGGATTTGTGGTGACGTACCTGTCAGAGCCGCTAGTCCGGGGTTACACCACGGGAGCTGCAGCTCATGTGGTTGTCTCACAGCTCAAGTACATGTTTGGTGTGGCACCCAGGCGCTTCAATGGACCTCTATCCCTAGTCTAC aCAATAATAGAGGTCTGCTTCCTGCTGCCCGAGACCAATGTGGGCACTCTGGTGGTCAGTCTGGTGTCCCTGGCAGTTCTCATTGTGGTGAAGGAACTCAACTCTGCCTATAGCAAAAAACTGCCCCTACCCATCCCTATTGAGCTTTTTGTT ATTGTGATTGGAACTGTGATCTCATACTACGCTAGACTGTACGTACTTTACGGTGTTGATGTGGTGGGGGACATTCCCAGCGG TCTGAAGCCCCCCAGGACCCCAGATGTCAGTATTTTCACGGAAGTAATCGGGGATGCCTTTGCTGTGGCCGTTGTTGGCTACGCCATCAACATCTCTTTGGGCAAGACTTTCGCCCTCAAACATGGGTACAAAGTGGACAGTAATCAG GAGCTTGTGGCCCTCGGTCTCAGTAACACAGTAGGGGGATTCTTCCAGTGCTACTCTGTCACCTCCTCTATGTCCCGCAGCCTTGTGCAGGAGAGCACCGGGGGCAagacacag GTGGCAGGAGCGATATCTGCTGTGATAGTATTGATCACTGTACTGAAACTGGGGTCATTGTTTGAGGAGCTGCCCAAG GCTGTCCTGGCCACAATAGTCTTTGTCAACCTGAAGGGCATGTTTAAACAGTTCCAGGATATTCCTGCCCTGTGGAAGAGCAACAAGATTGACCTG CTGGTGTGGCTGTTCACCCTGGTTGCCACGTTGCTGCTCAACCTGGATCTTGGCCTCGCCGCCTCCATAGTCTTTTCCCTGCTGACTGTCATCTTCAGAACACAACT tcccagATACTCAGTCCTAGGGCAGGTGCCTGGCACAGAGATCTACCTGGATGTGGAGACCTACGAGGAG GCAAGGAGTATCCCAGGCATCACCATCTTCCGTTCCTCCACCACAGTGTACTTCGCCAACGCTGAGCTCTACCTAGATGCCCTGCAGGAGAAG AGTGGTATTGATGTTGGAAAGCTGCTGACCCAGAAGAGGAAGCTGCTGGCAAAACAGAAACGTCAAAAGAAGAGTGAGGAGAAGAGAGCTAAGAAGGAGGCCAAG AGAGGGGTCCTGAAAGCGCCGGTTGAGATCAGCGAGACGGTGTTTTCAGTTGAGAAAGACATGGACCACTGGAGTGAGAAGAACGG GACCTGGGGGAATCTGAATGGGGGAGCCGCCGACATGGTGTCGGAGCTGGACGATGACACCATTACCACAGAGACCTCCAGCTACGAGGACGCCCTGAGCAGAGACTTGTCCCTGGGGTCTTTGGGCAGGAGCCTGACGGAGACACACTCCATTGTGCTGGACTTCTCCACTGCCAGCTTCATCGACACGGTGGCCATCAAGACATTGAGAAAC ATATTCCGGGACTTTGGAGAGATAGATGTGGACGTGTATCTGGCTGGCTGTCAGG CCTGTATAGTGGAGCAGTTAGAGCGTGGGGGCTTCTTCACTCACTCCGTCACTAAGGACCGCCTCTTTGCCACCATCCATGATGCTGTTCTCTACTGC TCAGCCGGCGAGGACTGTCGGCTGCACCCAGCTATGACTGTGCACTGGTGA